From the genome of Hathewaya histolytica, one region includes:
- the prfB gene encoding peptide chain release factor 2 (programmed frameshift), whose protein sequence is MLVKLEEISNEINEIVDRVSEMRVSLDLDNLYSKLSELETTMQQNGFWDDVQKAGEITQEAKILKDKIDNYNLLKNRAEDLKVLLQISIEENDESTYSEIKCELKEIKNTLRNLKIETLLSGKYDRNNAILTLHTGVGGNDAQDWTEMLYRMYSRWCDKKGFKIEVLDYISADEAGIKTVTLKVSGEFAYGYLKAEKGVHRLVRISPYNANGKRQTSFASCEVIPELRDEQDDIEINPQDLKIDTYRSGGAGGQHVNKTESAIRITHIPTGIIVQCQNERSQFTNKETALKMLKAKLVTLKELEHKEKIEDLSGELKGISWGSQIRSYIFHPYNLVKDHRSGVETSNVNAVIDGELDIFINSYLERELK, encoded by the exons TTGTTGGTTAAATTAGAAGAAATAAGTAATGAAATTAATGAAATTGTTGATAGAGTAAGTGAAATGAGGGTTTCTCTT GACTTAGATAACTTATATAGTAAATTATCTGAATTAGAAACAACCATGCAGCAAAATGGTTTTTGGGATGATGTTCAAAAGGCTGGGGAAATAACTCAGGAAGCTAAAATCCTAAAAGATAAGATAGATAATTATAATTTGCTTAAAAATAGAGCAGAAGATTTAAAAGTGCTGCTTCAGATTAGTATTGAAGAAAATGATGAATCCACCTATAGCGAAATAAAGTGTGAATTAAAAGAAATAAAAAATACACTTAGAAACTTAAAAATTGAAACATTACTTTCAGGTAAGTATGATAGAAATAATGCTATACTCACTCTCCATACTGGGGTAGGCGGAAATGATGCTCAGGATTGGACTGAAATGTTATATAGAATGTATTCTAGATGGTGTGATAAAAAAGGGTTTAAAATAGAAGTTTTAGATTATATATCGGCAGATGAAGCTGGAATAAAAACTGTTACTTTAAAGGTTAGTGGAGAATTTGCTTATGGATACTTAAAGGCAGAAAAAGGTGTTCATAGGCTGGTTAGGATTTCTCCGTACAATGCAAATGGAAAAAGGCAGACGTCTTTTGCATCCTGTGAGGTTATACCAGAATTGCGTGATGAACAGGACGATATAGAAATTAATCCACAAGATTTAAAGATAGATACCTATAGATCAGGTGGAGCTGGTGGACAGCATGTTAATAAGACGGAATCTGCAATTAGAATAACTCATATACCTACAGGAATTATCGTTCAATGTCAAAATGAAAGAAGTCAGTTTACTAATAAAGAAACAGCTTTAAAGATGTTAAAAGCAAAGCTTGTTACTTTAAAGGAACTTGAACATAAAGAGAAAATTGAAGATTTAAGTGGAGAATTAAAAGGTATCAGTTGGGGGAGCCAAATTAGATCATATATATTTCATCCGTATAATCTTGTAAAAGATCATAGAAGTGGAGTGGAAACTTCTAATGTAAATGCTGTTATAGATGGTGAACTTGATATATTCATTAATTCTTATTTAGAAAGAGAACTGAAATAA
- the hpf gene encoding ribosome hibernation-promoting factor, HPF/YfiA family: MKVKFTGKNIEITEALKEVISNKLLKLDKYFKQEVEAHSVLSVQKELHNFELTIPFKGGILRAEEESEDMYKSVDLVLDKIERQIRKQKTKLQRKLQGESLAFSFIKEEKHPKEEPKIVKTKKFAMKPMSSEEAMLQMELLGHNFFMYMDGDTSEVNVIYKRKDGNYGLIEPEF; encoded by the coding sequence ATGAAAGTTAAATTCACTGGCAAAAATATTGAGATTACAGAAGCACTTAAAGAAGTGATTTCTAATAAGTTGTTGAAGCTAGATAAGTATTTTAAACAAGAAGTGGAAGCTCATTCAGTGTTAAGTGTTCAAAAAGAACTTCACAATTTTGAATTAACGATTCCTTTTAAAGGTGGAATTTTAAGAGCAGAAGAAGAAAGTGAAGATATGTATAAGTCAGTAGACTTAGTACTAGATAAAATAGAAAGACAAATAAGAAAACAGAAAACTAAGTTGCAAAGAAAGTTACAAGGCGAAAGTTTAGCTTTTTCTTTCATAAAGGAAGAAAAGCATCCTAAAGAAGAACCTAAGATAGTTAAGACAAAGAAGTTTGCAATGAAGCCTATGTCTTCAGAAGAAGCTATGTTACAGATGGAGCTTTTAGGTCATAACTTCTTTATGTATATGGATGGAGATACATCAGAAGTAAATGTTATATATAAGAGGAAAGATGGTAATTATGGTTTAATCGAACCTGAATTTTAA
- a CDS encoding ComF family protein, with translation MLKYILNCILDLVYYRSDLCLCCDKTLYNEELLCDTCLKNLILCHSYFEINKHDYNFKCYSCAYYSNTIKTLILKMKYKNDFKSAEFLSGLIYNFIVKNNINIDIITFVPSSKSRKKRRGYNQSEVLAHYTSRKLKIEKKKLLLKKDGTKDQIGLSEKERWENVRDMFFFNKKYNIEDKRILLIDDVITTGATIYNCNEVLKQSGAKEVILLTVARNIG, from the coding sequence ATGCTTAAATATATTTTAAATTGTATCTTAGATTTAGTTTACTATAGAAGTGACTTATGCTTATGCTGTGATAAAACATTATATAATGAGGAACTTCTTTGTGATACTTGTTTAAAAAATTTAATATTATGTCATAGCTATTTTGAGATTAATAAGCATGATTATAACTTTAAGTGTTATAGTTGTGCTTATTACTCTAATACTATAAAAACATTAATTTTAAAAATGAAATATAAAAATGATTTTAAATCCGCTGAATTTTTAAGTGGATTAATTTATAACTTTATAGTTAAAAACAATATAAATATAGATATTATAACTTTTGTGCCAAGCAGCAAGAGTAGAAAGAAAAGACGTGGATATAATCAAAGTGAAGTTTTAGCACATTATACATCTAGGAAGTTAAAAATAGAAAAAAAGAAGTTACTTTTAAAAAAAGATGGAACTAAAGATCAAATAGGGTTAAGTGAAAAAGAACGATGGGAAAATGTAAGAGACATGTTTTTCTTTAATAAAAAATATAACATTGAAGATAAAAGGATTTTACTTATAGATGATGTTATAACTACAGGGGCTACAATATATAACTGTAATGAGGTGTTAAAACAGAGTGGAGCTAAAGAAGTAATACTGCTTACTGTAGCTAGAAATATAGGTTAA
- the secA gene encoding preprotein translocase subunit SecA — translation MKLYEKVFGTYSERQIKKITPIVNKIKSYDESMSKLTDEELKNKTLEFKERLGKGETLDEILPEAFAVVREASWRVLGMKHFDVQLIGGIVLHQGRISEMKTGEGKTLVATLPTYLNALTGDGVHVITVNDYLAKRDSEWMGQIYRFLGLSVGVNLHNLSAEEKRTVYESDITYGTNNEFGFDYLRDNMVIYKEERVQRKLNYCIVDEVDSVLIDEARTPLIISGEGDKSTEFYKIADFFVKSISEGDYELDEKANSVILTDTGIEKAEKFFKLDNYADAENMMIQHHVIQALKANYHMRKDKDYMVKDGEIIIVDEFTGRLMEGRRYSDGLHQAIEAKEGVKVEKESKTLATITFQNYFRMYKKLAGMTGTAKTEENEFREIYGLDVIEIPTNKPIARADKPDLVFKTQKAKYNAIVEEIVETNKKGQPVLVGTVSIEKSEVISDLLKKRGVKHQVLNAKFHEKEADIVSHAGAKGMVTIATNMAGRGTDIKLEDDALEVGGLKVIGTERHESRRIDNQLRGRSGRQGDSGESRFYVSLDDDLMRIFGSERLQGVVDKLGLEDEAIESKLVSNAIESAQKKVEGNNFDIRKNVLQYDDVMNQQRTIIYDQRAQVLEGKDLREQIVNMIEDIVNATVDSHIRNVEDDYENEVEKLVLYLEDIFVPKNSIDTKELSKKGIEDIKKELTESALKLYEEKESEFEESEEIREIERIILLKVVDSKWMDHIDNMDHLRQGIGLRAYKQQDPVQAYQFEGTDMFNEMIWNIKIETIKYLFHVQVHQNIERERVAVVTNTKHGDEDLKKEPIRKGERVGRNDLCPCNSGKKYKNCCGRFE, via the coding sequence ATGAAGCTTTATGAAAAAGTATTTGGTACATATAGTGAAAGACAAATAAAAAAGATCACACCAATAGTAAATAAAATAAAATCTTATGATGAATCTATGTCTAAACTTACAGATGAAGAACTTAAAAATAAAACTTTAGAATTTAAAGAAAGATTAGGCAAAGGAGAAACCCTAGATGAAATCCTTCCAGAAGCTTTTGCAGTAGTTAGAGAAGCTTCATGGCGTGTTCTAGGAATGAAACATTTTGATGTACAATTAATAGGTGGAATAGTTCTTCATCAAGGAAGAATTTCAGAGATGAAGACTGGAGAAGGAAAAACTTTAGTAGCAACTTTACCTACTTATTTGAATGCCTTAACAGGTGATGGAGTTCACGTAATCACAGTAAATGACTATCTTGCTAAGAGAGATAGTGAGTGGATGGGACAAATATATAGGTTTTTAGGACTTTCCGTAGGAGTAAACCTTCATAACTTAAGTGCAGAAGAGAAAAGAACGGTTTACGAATCAGATATAACTTATGGTACAAATAATGAATTCGGCTTTGATTATTTAAGAGATAACATGGTTATATACAAAGAGGAAAGAGTACAAAGAAAATTAAACTATTGTATTGTGGATGAGGTTGACTCTGTATTAATTGATGAGGCTAGAACACCGCTTATAATATCAGGAGAAGGGGATAAGTCTACTGAATTTTATAAGATCGCAGATTTCTTTGTAAAGAGTATTTCTGAAGGGGATTATGAACTTGATGAAAAGGCTAACTCTGTTATATTAACTGATACGGGTATAGAAAAAGCAGAAAAATTCTTTAAGTTAGATAATTATGCAGATGCAGAGAATATGATGATTCAACACCATGTAATTCAAGCTTTAAAGGCTAATTATCATATGAGAAAAGATAAAGATTATATGGTTAAAGATGGCGAAATTATAATAGTTGATGAATTTACTGGAAGACTTATGGAAGGAAGAAGATATAGTGATGGACTTCACCAAGCTATAGAGGCTAAAGAAGGAGTTAAAGTTGAAAAGGAATCTAAAACTTTAGCAACTATTACATTCCAAAACTATTTCAGAATGTATAAAAAACTAGCTGGTATGACGGGTACTGCTAAAACTGAAGAGAATGAGTTTAGAGAAATTTATGGTCTTGACGTAATAGAGATTCCTACAAATAAACCAATAGCTAGAGCCGATAAACCAGATTTAGTATTTAAAACACAAAAAGCTAAATATAATGCTATCGTAGAAGAAATAGTAGAAACTAATAAAAAAGGTCAGCCTGTACTTGTAGGTACAGTTAGCATCGAAAAATCAGAAGTAATATCTGATTTGCTTAAAAAAAGAGGTGTTAAGCATCAGGTTTTAAATGCTAAGTTCCACGAGAAAGAAGCAGATATTGTATCTCATGCTGGTGCAAAAGGAATGGTTACAATTGCAACTAACATGGCAGGACGTGGTACAGATATAAAATTAGAAGATGATGCTTTAGAAGTAGGTGGACTAAAAGTAATAGGAACTGAAAGGCACGAGTCAAGACGTATAGATAACCAATTAAGAGGTCGTTCAGGTCGTCAAGGTGACTCAGGAGAATCAAGATTTTATGTTTCTTTAGATGATGACTTAATGAGAATATTCGGTTCTGAGAGGCTTCAAGGGGTAGTAGATAAACTAGGTCTTGAAGACGAAGCTATAGAAAGTAAATTAGTTTCTAATGCTATAGAAAGTGCTCAAAAGAAGGTTGAGGGAAATAACTTTGACATAAGAAAAAATGTACTACAATATGATGATGTTATGAATCAGCAAAGAACTATAATATATGATCAAAGAGCACAAGTTTTAGAAGGAAAAGATTTAAGAGAACAAATAGTAAATATGATCGAAGACATAGTAAACGCAACAGTGGATTCTCATATTAGAAATGTAGAAGACGATTACGAAAATGAAGTTGAAAAACTTGTTTTATATTTAGAAGATATATTTGTTCCTAAAAATTCTATAGATACTAAAGAGTTATCTAAAAAGGGAATAGAAGATATTAAAAAAGAGTTAACAGAAAGTGCATTAAAATTATATGAAGAAAAGGAATCAGAATTTGAGGAATCAGAAGAAATAAGGGAAATTGAAAGAATTATACTTCTTAAAGTTGTTGATTCTAAGTGGATGGATCATATAGATAATATGGATCATTTAAGACAAGGAATAGGTCTTAGAGCATATAAACAACAGGATCCAGTTCAAGCATATCAATTTGAAGGAACTGATATGTTTAATGAAATGATATGGAATATAAAAATTGAAACTATTAAATATTTATTCCACGTTCAAGTTCATCAAAACATAGAGAGAGAAAGAGTAGCAGTAGTTACCAACACAAAACATGGTGATGAGGATTTAAAAAAGGAACCAATTAGAAAAGGTGAAAGAGTTGGAAGAAATGATTTATGTCCATGTAATTCAGGTAAAAAGTATAAAAACTGCTGCGGAAGATTTGAATAG